One stretch of Heptranchias perlo isolate sHepPer1 chromosome 29, sHepPer1.hap1, whole genome shotgun sequence DNA includes these proteins:
- the slc25a42 gene encoding mitochondrial coenzyme A transporter SLC25A42 isoform X2, which translates to MICSLEVVKLIYHTYQKEGFFSLWRGNSATMVRVAPYAALQFCSHEQYKHILGTYYETEGRPLPPFPRLLAGSLAGITATTLTYPLDLVRARMAVTPKEMYSNILHVFIRISRDEGLKTLYSGFSPTILGVIPYAGLSFFTYETCKKAHAEYTERLQPYPQERLLFGACAGLVGQSASYPLDVVRRRMQTAGVKSRKYGSIAGTMSRIVREEGLIRGLYKGLSMNWIKGPVAVGISFTTFDLMQILFRKSQQPNFWRR; encoded by the exons GAAGTTGTGAAGCTGATTTACCACACCTATCAGAAGGAGGGCTTCTTCAGCCTCTGGCGGGGTAACTCTGCTACCATGGTCCGAGTTGCCCCTTACGCCGCACTTCAGTTCTGCTCTCACGAACAGTACAAACACATTTTGGGAACCTACTACGAGACCGAAGGCAG GCCTCTGCCACCCTTCCCACGGCTGCTGGCCGGCTCATTGGCAGGTATTACGGCCACCACGCTGACCTACCCTCTAGACCTGGTGCGGGCACGAATGGCCGTAACCCCAAAGGAAAT GTACAGTAATATTCTACATGTCTTCATCCGCATATCACGAGATGAAGGACTCAAGACCTTGTACAGCGGGTTTTCTCCCACCATTCTCGGAGTAATTCCGTATGCCGGACTCAGCTTCTTCACTTACGAAACGTGCAAGAAAGCGCACGCAG AGTACACTGAGAGGCTCCAGCCGTACCCCCAGGAACGGCTGCTTTTCGGGGCCTGTGCGGGACTGGTCGGCCAGTCGGCCTCCTACCCACTGGACGTGGTGCGGAGGCGGATGCAAACGGCGGGGGTGAAGAGCCGCAAGTACGGCAGCATCGCCGGCACGATGAGCCGGATTGTGAGGGAGGAGGGCCTGATCCGGGGCCTGTACAAGGGGCTCAGCATGAACTGGATAAAGGGGCCCGTCGCCGTGGGGATCAGCTTCACCACCTTCGACCTCATGCAGATTCTGTTCCGCAAATCTCAGCAGCCCAACTTCTGGCGAAGGTAG